From the Actinopolymorpha singaporensis genome, the window CGTGCTTGAGCGGAATCCGCTCGTCGAGGGCGCGGGCCTCGAAGCCGCCGGGGCGGAAGCTGGAGAGTACGGCGTCGCAGTCGCGCAGGCCCTCGCGCCGGTCGGTGGTGGCGGTGATGGTGAGGTCGAGGCCGGCGTTGCGTGCCATCCGCTCGGCCAGCTGCTTGATCAGCGCCAGCCGGTCGGCGTCCAGGTCGACGAGGACGACCTCCGACCCGTCGAACTCCGCGCCGTGGTGTACGAACGACGCCATCGTCCCGGCGGCACGTGTCGAGCCGCCACCGAGGTAGGCGAGTTTGATCCGGGCCATCAGTGGTCCTCCGAGTTTCGTACTGTCTGGGACTTCTCGTGAGCCGCGAGGGGGCGTCAACCCGACGTTGCGGGATCGTCGTGGTGCCATTCCTCGCGACCGATCAGCGGGTGCGCGGGATCACCGCGGCCGAGCCCGACGGCGGCCGCCAGGTCGACGTACAGACCGGGGTCGTCACACTCGCTGACGATCGTGGCCGGCCACGCCGGGTCGTAGCGGTCGGCCGCGGCCACCCGGGCGGCGGCACGCGCCTTGTCCGCGCCGTGCACGATCATGACCGCCCGGCGGGCCTGCGTACGAATGGTGGCCACCCCGACGCCGACGCCGTGGGTCGGCACCCGGTCCAGCGTCCGCAGGTGTGGGAACGTCACCAGGTTGTCCCGGCGGGTGCTCTGCGCGAGCGGCACGATCCGGGTCACCGCCTCGGCGGGAGTTCCGGGCGGATTGAACGCCACGTGCCCGTCGGAGGCGCCGGAGGCCAGGATGAACAGGTCGATGCCGCCGGCCGCCGCGAGTTGCCGGTCGTACGCGGCGGGGTCGGCAGGGTCGGGCACCCACAGGTGATCCTCGCGTACGCCCCGGCCCGGGCCCGCGGCGGCGGAGAGCGCCCCCGCGATCACGTCCCGGCCGAAGCCGCGACAACTGTGCGCAAGGTCGTCGGGGACGCTCCTGAACGAGCCGCGTGTGGGCCCGGCCTCGACGTACTCGTCCATCATCACGATCACCAGGCGGGACAGGTCCAGCCGCCGGATGCACACCTGGTCGGCGAGCGCGGCGTACGTCGTCATCGCGCTGCGCCCGCCCGGGCAGCCTAGGAGATAGCGCCGGCCTCTGGAGTTCGCCGCCTCGATGCCATCGGCGATCTCGGCCGCGAGCGACCTGCCGAGTGCGTCGGCGTCGGTGAAGAGCGTCGGCCGGATCCGCACGACACACCACCCTCTCGGCTTCCCGTACCGCCACGTCTTGTCACCGCCGTTCGGACCCTAATTGGTCCAACTGGTCTATTCAAGCCGGAAGGAGTGGAAAGGATCACTTTGGTCTCAGCCGTTGTTCAGGTTCCTTTTGGTGTCCGCTCAGCCGTGGTCGGTTGGGTGGCGGCGATGCCTTCCCCAGCGCCGCCTCCCGCCCGGACCGCCGACATCTCGACGAAGGACGCGCGCTCCGCGACCGGCGCGGCTACCCCACCGCTCGATCCAGCTCCAACATCGGCTCGACCGTCGGCCCAGGCTCGACCGTCGGCCCAGGCTCGACCGCTCGACGTCCGCAGCGCGGGGGTGGACGGGCTGCGCGCGGTCGCGGCCGGCGCGGTCATCGCCTGTCATTTGCGCCCGGACCTGCTGCCCGGCGGCTCGGTCGGCGTGGACGTCTTCTTCGCCATCAGCGGGTTCGTCATCACCACGCTGTTGGTCGACGAGTTCGAACGGACCGGCCGGATCCGGCTGCGGCGCTTCTACACCCGGCGGTTCCTGCGACTGGTGCCGGCGCTGATGGTGCTGTGCGGACTGGTCGCGTTGCTCGCGCTGGCGACCCCGCTGCGGGCGTTCGAAGGACAGTGGCTGGCCGCGCTGCTGGCCGCGACCTACGTCGCCAACATCGTCCGGGCCGGCCAGTCGGGCTCGTACGACAACACCATGGGATCCTTGCCACACACCTGGTCGCTGGCCGTCGAGGAGCAGTTCTACCTGGCCTGGCCGATCGCGCTCAGGGCGCTGCTGGGCAGGCTGACGTCCCGGGCCGTACTCGCCGTCGTCGGCGCCCTCTGCCTTGCGCCGACGGTCCTCCGGCTGCTGATCTGGGACGACGACGCCGCGCACCGCATCTACAACGGCTTCGACACCCGCGCCGACCAGCTCCTGGTCGGCTGCCTGCTCGCCCTGGTGCTGTGGCACCTGCGCGACGACGAGGCGGCGCTCGCCCGGATCCGCACCTGGGCCGGCCGGCTGGCCTGGGTCGCCGCGGCCGTGCTCGGCCTGGTCGCCTGGCGGCTGCGGATCACCGGCTGGGTCGACGGGTGGACCCCGGCGTGGTACACCTTCGGATTCCTCGCCGTCGCACTGCTCACCGCCACGGTGCTCGCGGTCCTGGTGCTGGACCGGCGTCACCCGTTGAACCTGCTACTGGCGCTGCCGCCGCTGGCCTGGGTGGGGCAGCGGCTCAGCTACGGCCTCTACCTGTGGCACTACCCGATCCTCGCCTACTCCGGGACGCTGCACCTGGTGCCGCAGGTCGAGGCGATGCTGGTCGTCGCCGGGGCGTTCGTGATGGCCGGCCTGTCGTACCTGGTGGTCGAGCGTCCCCTGCTGCGCCGCAAGCAGAGGTACACGTCGGCTCGGAGTCCGTACTGCGCTGTCGAGGGCGACGTCGGGTGCGAACCGCCGGGACGGCGACCGGCGCGATCCGGTGATTACCGGCAAGCGGAACTCCGGCGGAGACTGGATTCGTGCGGCTGATCCTGAACGTCATCTGGCTGATCTTCGGCGGACTGGTGCTGGCACTCGGATACGCGGTGGTCGGAGTGGTTCTGTGCGTCCTGATCATCACCATTCCGTTCGGGGTCGCGGCGTTCCGGATGGCGAACTTCACCCTCTGGCCGTTCGGCCGCACGCTGGTGGACAAGCCGGGTGCCGGAGCCGGATCGCTGATCGGCAACGTGCTCTGGCTGATCCTCGCCGGCTGGTGGCTGGCCCTCGCCCACATCGTCACCGGTGTCACGCAGTGCCTCACGATCATCGGGATTCCGCTCGGGCTGGCCAACTTCAAGCTGGTGCCGGTCTCGCTGTTCCCGATGGGCAAGCAGATCGTGGACGTCGACGACCCGATGGCGTTCACCCAGCGCTGAGGCCGGGCCGGCCGAGGCCGGACCGGGCGGATCGAGGCCGGACCGGGGCAGATGGGCAGACTGAGATCGGTCCGGATAATGGATACGCGCCGTCGTACCCGGCTGGTAGCTTCCGACACCACACCTCAGGCAATCCGACCCCGGAGCTCTTTTGAAAACCCGCATCCGCACGTTCTCCATCGACTGCGCCGACCCGTACACGCTCGCGCAGTTCTGGAGCAAGCTCCTCGACGCCCCGCTCGGCGAGGAGGACTTCCCCGGTGACCCCGAGGTCCTGGTGCAGCTGCCCGAGGGGCCGCCGCTGCTGTTCATCCAGGTGCCCGAGCCGAAGACCGTGAAGAACCGCCTGCACATGTGCCTCGAGCCGGGGACCGCCCGCGACGTCGAGGTCGAACGCGTGCTCGAGCTCGGCGGCACGATCGTCGACGACCGGCGCAACGCCGACGGCACCGGCTGGGTGGTCTTCGCCGACCCTGAGGGCAACGAGTTCTGCGTCCTGCGCAGCGAGGCCGAGCGCGCCGCGACCTCCTGATCGGGCCCAGCGCATTTGCCCGACCCCCGAAAACTCCCGCGGACGACGACAACGGGACGGTGACGCGGATGCGACCCGCATCCGGTGAGGTGCTCCACTTCTCCGAGAACCCCACGATCGAACGGTTCGTGCCGCAGGCCGTGGCGACCAGGCCCGACGAGCAGCCGTACGTCTGGGCCGTCGACGCCGAACTGGCGCCGGCGTACTGGTTCCCGCGGGACTGTCCCCGGGCGATGGCATGGGCCGGTGCCGGTACGACACTCGCGGACCGGGAGCAGATCCTCGGCCCGGGTGGCGGGGTCCGGGTGCACGCGGTCGAGTACGCCTGGCTGGAACGCATCCGCACCGTCCGGTTGTACGCTCTGGGACACGGTGATCTCCAGCACCCTGGAGTTCAGCGGCATCCGGCTGCGTAACGCCATCCCCCGTACCACGCCAACCCGGACCTGACGAACGCCAACCTCGACTTGACGAACGCCAAGCGCGGGTTGACGGCAAACAACCACCACGTCCAGGCGGGTCGGGTCAGGCCGGGTCCCGCCGGAACACCACCACCAGGACCCGCAGCACCAGCACCACGGCCACGATCAGCAACGCGTACGCCAGCAAGCCGAAGAGGCCGAAGGTCTCGGTGACCTGGGGTCCGCCGTCGGTGCCCAGCAACATGACCGCGAGCACCCCCGCCGCCGCACCGACGAAGGCCAGCAGCGCCTGGTGCACGAGGTCGGTCACCACCCGGCGGTCGCGGGCGTCGGCGAACAACCGGACGTTGACGGTGAACCGTCCGTGTTCGACGGCGTCAGCGATCCGGTCCACCCGCCGCGGCAGCCGGCGCAGCATGGGCAGCAGGGTCACGAGTTCGTCCTCGAGCGACTGTCGCAGGCGTACCGGCTCCACCGACTCGGCGAGCTGGGCACGCCCGGCCTCGCGAGCACCGGCCACCAGATCGAACTCCGGGTCCACCACGGTGAGCGTGCCCTCCAGGGTGGCGAACGTACGGAAGATCGCCGCCACCTGCGGCGGTATACCGAGCCGGTGCGCGGTCACGAGGCGGAACAGCTCGGCGAACGCGGCGGCGCCGGCGTTCGCACCGGGCGAGGCGTACCGAACAATCAGCACACCGAGCGCGCGTTCCAGGGTGCGTTCGTCGATCTCGTCCGGCCGGTCGACCAGCTCCAGCAGCGCGTCGCAGGCCGCCATCGAGTCGGCCCGCCCCAGCGCTGCCAGCAGCCGGCCGACGGCCAGCCTGGTCGTCCCGTCCAGCCTGCCCACCGACCCGAGGTCCAGCATCCCTAGCGAACCGTCGGCGGCGACGAGGACGTTGCCGGGATGCAGGTCGACGTGGAACATGCCGCGGACCAGCACCTGGTCGAAGACCGTCTCCAGCAGGGCGTTCGCCACCTGCCGCCGGCGCTCGGTGCCGAGGGCGGCAAGGGCTTCCTCCGCCGCGCCGAGGGGTGTGCCGTGGAGGCGTTCCATCACCAGGACGCGTTCGGTGGCGAGCCCGGCGTGGGGTACGGGCACCCGGACTTCGCGGGCCGGCCCGTCGGCGAGTGCGGCGGCCATCGCCTGCAGGTTGTCGCGTTCGACGGTGAAGTCGAGCTCCTCACGCAGCGCCTCGGCGAAACCACCGGCGAGGTCTGCAACCCCCAGGGACCGCCCCCAGTCGGTGCGGGACTCGAGCGTGCGGGCCAGCCGGAGCAGGATGTCGAGGTCACGTTCGACGGTCCGCTCGATGCCGGGGCGCTGGACCTTCACCACGACCGGCCGGCCGTCGGGCAGCCGGGCGCTGTGCACCTGGGCGACCGAGGCCGCCGCGAGCGGGGTGTGGTCGAACTCCGCGAACACCTCGCCGACGGGGCGACCGAACTCGGCGACCAGCACCTCCTCCACCTGCGGCCAGGCGATCGGCGCGGCGTTGTCCTGCAGCTGGGTCAGCTCGGTCACGAACTCCGGCGGCAGCAGGTCGCGCCGGGTCGACAGTTGCTGGCCCAGCTTGACGAACGTGACCCCGCCCTCGTCCAGCGCCAGGCGCACCGATCTGGCCAGGTGACGACGCGAGGTCGGTGACTCCAGCCCGCTGTGCCGGTAGCCGCGCAGGAACCGGCCGAGCCCGTGCCGCGCCGCGATGCGCACGATCTGGGAGTACCGCCGCGCCCGGACCATCCGTGACCGCCAGCCGCGCCAGAGTTCGACCGGCCCGGGCAGCGAGCCGTCGGGGACGAGCACCTCGCCGATGACCAGGACGATCATCGCCACCAGGCTGGCGCAGCAGGCGGCGAGCACGGTGAGCAGGATCCCGGACCCCGTGTCGATCGCCTCGGGCCGGCGCACCATCGCGGTCAGCAGCGGGCCGGAGACCGTCAGAGCCAGGGCGGCGGCGAGGACCGTCCGGACCAGGCCGATCCGGACGCCGAGCAGCCGGCGGATGGCCACGGCGAAACCCAGGCCGACGAGGAACAGGGTCGGCAGGAAGAACACGGTCCCCAGCAGCTTCTGCACCGGCTCATCCTGTCAGCGACGGTTTCGTCCTGTGAGTCCTGGTTCTCACCCGGCAACCACCGTGCTCGACCTGGAGGGCAGTGCCGCGCTGCTCGCTGTAGCGGAGGCCGCGTAATCGGTCGACTTCAAGGCCTGTTCGGGAAGGCGCGGAAGGTACGCCTTGGCGGTCAGCCCTGGGCCATGTCGACGAAGCGGGAGTAGTGGCCCTGGAAGGCGACGGTGATGTTGGCTGTGGGCCCGTTGCGGTGCTTGGCGACGATGAAGTCGGCCTCGCCGGGACGGGAGGATTCGCGTTCGTAGGCGTCCTCGCGGTGCAGGAGGATCACCATGTCCGCGTCCTGCTCGATGCTGCCCGATTCGCGAAGGTCGGAGAGCATCGGGCGCTTGTCGGTGCGCTGCTCAGGACCGCGGTTGAGCTGGGACAGCGCGACGACGGGGACGCCGAGCTCCTTGGCCAGCAGCTTGAGGTTTCGGGAGAACTCCGCGACCTCGACCTGGCGGCTCTCCACCCGCTTGCCGGACGTCATCAGCTGGAGGTAGTCGAGGACGATCAACCGCAGGTCGTGGCGCTGACGCAGCCGCCGGCACTTGGCCCGGATCTCCATCAGCGTCATGTTGGGCGAGTCGTCGATGTAGAGCGGCGCGCCGGAGACCTCACCCATCCGCCGGGCCATCCGCGCCCAGTCGTCGTCGGTCATGCTGCCCTGCCGCATGTGGTGCAGCGGGACCCTCGCCTCCGCCGACAGCAGCCGCATGGTGATCTCGGTGCGGCTCATCTCCAACGAGAAGATCACCGACGCAAGGCCGTGCTTGACCGACGCCGCGCGGGCGAAGTCGAGCGCCAGCGCGCTCTTGCCGACACCGGGACGGGCCGCGACGACGATCAGCTGGCCGGGGTGCAGGCCGTTGGTCAGCGC encodes:
- the dnaB gene encoding replicative DNA helicase codes for the protein MPPQDLAAEQCVLGSMLLSKDAIADVVEEIRGPDFYRPAHETVYEAVLDLYGRGEPADAVTVAAELQRKGELARIGGAPYLHTLIASVPSAANAGYYAAIVREKAILRRLVEAGTKITQIGYAGDGDVDDVVDRAQAEIYSVTDKRSSEDYAVLGEIMESALDEIEAIGSRGGQMVGVPTGFTDLDALTNGLHPGQLIVVAARPGVGKSALALDFARAASVKHGLASVIFSLEMSRTEITMRLLSAEARVPLHHMRQGSMTDDDWARMARRMGEVSGAPLYIDDSPNMTLMEIRAKCRRLRQRHDLRLIVLDYLQLMTSGKRVESRQVEVAEFSRNLKLLAKELGVPVVALSQLNRGPEQRTDKRPMLSDLRESGSIEQDADMVILLHREDAYERESSRPGEADFIVAKHRNGPTANITVAFQGHYSRFVDMAQG
- a CDS encoding 6-phosphogluconolactonase, with amino-acid sequence MRIRPTLFTDADALGRSLAAEIADGIEAANSRGRRYLLGCPGGRSAMTTYAALADQVCIRRLDLSRLVIVMMDEYVEAGPTRGSFRSVPDDLAHSCRGFGRDVIAGALSAAAGPGRGVREDHLWVPDPADPAAYDRQLAAAGGIDLFILASGASDGHVAFNPPGTPAEAVTRIVPLAQSTRRDNLVTFPHLRTLDRVPTHGVGVGVATIRTQARRAVMIVHGADKARAAARVAAADRYDPAWPATIVSECDDPGLYVDLAAAVGLGRGDPAHPLIGREEWHHDDPATSG
- a CDS encoding YccF domain-containing protein; translation: MRLILNVIWLIFGGLVLALGYAVVGVVLCVLIITIPFGVAAFRMANFTLWPFGRTLVDKPGAGAGSLIGNVLWLILAGWWLALAHIVTGVTQCLTIIGIPLGLANFKLVPVSLFPMGKQIVDVDDPMAFTQR
- a CDS encoding ABC1 kinase family protein, producing MQKLLGTVFFLPTLFLVGLGFAVAIRRLLGVRIGLVRTVLAAALALTVSGPLLTAMVRRPEAIDTGSGILLTVLAACCASLVAMIVLVIGEVLVPDGSLPGPVELWRGWRSRMVRARRYSQIVRIAARHGLGRFLRGYRHSGLESPTSRRHLARSVRLALDEGGVTFVKLGQQLSTRRDLLPPEFVTELTQLQDNAAPIAWPQVEEVLVAEFGRPVGEVFAEFDHTPLAAASVAQVHSARLPDGRPVVVKVQRPGIERTVERDLDILLRLARTLESRTDWGRSLGVADLAGGFAEALREELDFTVERDNLQAMAAALADGPAREVRVPVPHAGLATERVLVMERLHGTPLGAAEEALAALGTERRRQVANALLETVFDQVLVRGMFHVDLHPGNVLVAADGSLGMLDLGSVGRLDGTTRLAVGRLLAALGRADSMAACDALLELVDRPDEIDERTLERALGVLIVRYASPGANAGAAAFAELFRLVTAHRLGIPPQVAAIFRTFATLEGTLTVVDPEFDLVAGAREAGRAQLAESVEPVRLRQSLEDELVTLLPMLRRLPRRVDRIADAVEHGRFTVNVRLFADARDRRVVTDLVHQALLAFVGAAAGVLAVMLLGTDGGPQVTETFGLFGLLAYALLIVAVVLVLRVLVVVFRRDPA
- a CDS encoding acyltransferase family protein, with the protein product MDGLRAVAAGAVIACHLRPDLLPGGSVGVDVFFAISGFVITTLLVDEFERTGRIRLRRFYTRRFLRLVPALMVLCGLVALLALATPLRAFEGQWLAALLAATYVANIVRAGQSGSYDNTMGSLPHTWSLAVEEQFYLAWPIALRALLGRLTSRAVLAVVGALCLAPTVLRLLIWDDDAAHRIYNGFDTRADQLLVGCLLALVLWHLRDDEAALARIRTWAGRLAWVAAAVLGLVAWRLRITGWVDGWTPAWYTFGFLAVALLTATVLAVLVLDRRHPLNLLLALPPLAWVGQRLSYGLYLWHYPILAYSGTLHLVPQVEAMLVVAGAFVMAGLSYLVVERPLLRRKQRYTSARSPYCAVEGDVGCEPPGRRPARSGDYRQAELRRRLDSCG
- a CDS encoding VOC family protein, which gives rise to MKTRIRTFSIDCADPYTLAQFWSKLLDAPLGEEDFPGDPEVLVQLPEGPPLLFIQVPEPKTVKNRLHMCLEPGTARDVEVERVLELGGTIVDDRRNADGTGWVVFADPEGNEFCVLRSEAERAATS
- a CDS encoding DUF6886 family protein, with amino-acid sequence MRPASGEVLHFSENPTIERFVPQAVATRPDEQPYVWAVDAELAPAYWFPRDCPRAMAWAGAGTTLADREQILGPGGGVRVHAVEYAWLERIRTVRLYALGHGDLQHPGVQRHPAA